A stretch of Macrobrachium rosenbergii isolate ZJJX-2024 chromosome 12, ASM4041242v1, whole genome shotgun sequence DNA encodes these proteins:
- the LOC136843721 gene encoding uncharacterized protein: MMQRILAVLLFLSGVGICLCGIMDRRIPEGGAPNESAKNNSLEQTPGSNSTENGDENRFYHISEFNSTEKGRNRWGGGYFPYDPLMPNSFYPVGSNFAYSSGGCSQYCVNVMGMPECCNNPITQVAPYLPRCPYTQPMCMGPDISLGGFSMPCQGHMQCMPARLCCFDICRQQSVCRPPQVPGSFMFGNDFSMMG, encoded by the exons ATG ATGCAGAGAATTCTGGCTGTCCTTTTGTTCCTAAGTGGGGTGGGTATCTGTCTGTGTGGTATCATGGATAGAAGGATACCTGAAGGTGGTGCCCCGAATGAGAGCGCTAAAAATAACTCCCTGGAACAAACCCCGGGGTCTAACTCCACAGAAAATGGAGATGAGAACCGTTTCTACCACATCTCTGAGTTTAATTCCacggaaaaaggaagaaatcgtTGGGGAGGCGGCTACTTTCCATATGACCCACTCATGCCAAACAGTTTCTACCCAGTTGGATCTAATTTTGCCTATTCCTCTGGTGGCTGCAGCCAGTATTGCGTAAATGTGATGGGCATGCCCGAGTGCTGTAACA ATCCCATCACCCAGGTAGCGCCTTACCTCCCAAGATGCCCCTATACCCAACCGATGTGTATGGGTCCGGATATTTCCCTCGGAGGGTTCTCGATGCCCTGCCAGGGGCACATGCAGTGCATGCCTGCACGACTGTGCTGCTTCGACATCTGTCGTCAGCAGAGCGTTTGTAGACCTCCGCAGGTGCCCGGCAGTTTTATGTTCGGCA acgATTTCTCGATGATGGGTTGA
- the Eh gene encoding eclosion hormone yields MSFKAQVRVLVLSVVCLVVLASLTQAASITSMCIRNCGQCKEMYGDYFHGQACAESCIMTQGVSIPDCNNPATFNRFLKRFI; encoded by the exons GCTCAGGTTCGCGTCCTTGTCCTCAGCGTTGTTTGCTTGGTCGTGCTGGCCTCCCTGACGCAGGCCGCCTCCATCACCAGTATGTGCATCAG GAACTGCGGTCAGTGTAAGGAGATGTACGGCGACTATTTCCACGGCCAAGCCTGCGCCGAATCCTGCATCATGACCCAGGGCGTCAGTATCCCCGACTGCAACAATCCCGCGACGTTCAACCGATTCCTGAAGAGGTTCATCTAA